AACCACCTCGAGACGCAGCAGCGCGAGCTCGGTTCGAGCGCATTCCGGCGCATGTGCAAGAACGAGTTCCTGAACTACCTGCGCGTGCGCGAGTGGAACGACGTGTACCGCCAGCTCCGCCAGATGGCGCGGCCGCTCGGACTCGAGATCGACGACAAGACCCCCGGCGGCGGCACGGCTCCCGACGCCGACCTCATCCACAAGTCGCTGCTCGCCGGCCTCCTCAGCCACATCGGCCTGAAGGACTCCCCCGCGAGCACGACCCAGTCGGGCGCCCGCGGCGGCGCGGCATCCGGAGGGCGCAAGCCCAAGGGCGAGTACCTCGGCGCCCGGCAGTCGCGCTTCCTGATCTTCCCGGGCTCCGCGCTCGCGAAGAAGCAGCCCGACGCGATCATGAGCGCCGAGCTCGTCGAGACGAGCCGGCTCTTCGCCCGCATGAACGCGGCGATCGACCCGGCGTGGGCGGAGCCGCTCGCCGGCTCGCTCCTCAAGCGCAGCTACAGCGAGCCGCACTGGGAGAAGCGGCAGGGCTCGGCCGTCGCCTACGAGAAGGTCACCCTCTACGGGGTGCCGATCATCGCCCGCCGGCGCATCCAGCTCTCCCGCGTCGACCAGGCGTACGCCCGCGAACTCTTCATCAGGCACGCGCTCGTCGAGGGCGACTGGCCGAACGACATCCGCCGCGACCGGCTCTTCGACTTCGACCGGAAGAACCGCAAGCTGCGCGCCGAGCTCGAGGCCGTCGAGGAGCGCAGCCGTCGCCGCGACATCCTCTTCGACGACGAGGCGGTCTACGAGTTCTACGACTCGCGCATCCCCGCCGACGTCACCTCGACCCGTCTCTTCGAGACCTGGTGGCGCACCGCGAAGCAGGAGTCGCCCGAGCTGCTGACGATGACGGCCGAGTCGCTCGCCCCCGACGACGCGCCCGCGATCGACGAGGACGCGTTCCCGCCGAACTGGCGGCAGGACGACCAGACGCTCGCGCTGCGATATCGCTTCGAGCCCGGCGCATCCGACGACGGCGTCACCGTGCAGGTGCCCCTCGTGCTCCTCGCGAGGCTCCGCCCCGAGGGGTTCGACCGTCAGGTGCCCGGCCTCCGCACCGAACTCGTCACCGCGATGATCAAGGCGCTGCCGAAGGTGATCCGCCGCAACGTCGTACCGGCGAACGACTGGGCCGCGAAGATCGTCGCCGAGCTCGGCGAAGCGGATGCCCCGGCGGGCATGTCGTTCGCCGATGAGGTCGCCGCCGTGATCAAGCGCCTGACGCACACTCCCGTGACGGGCGCCGACTTCGCGATGGACCGGATTCCGCCGCACCTGCAGATGTCGTTCCGGGTCGTCGACGGCCGCGGCAAGCAGCTCGCCGTCGGCAAGGACCTGCGGGCACTCCAGGCGCAGCTCGCCGACCGAGCCCGCGACGCCGTGGCCGACACCTTCGCGGCACCCGCCCGCGGCGAGCGCGGACCACGAGGGCCGCGCCAGGTCGACGGGCCGGTCACCCCCGGTTCGATCGCCGCCGCAGGAGAGGCACCGGGCGCCGGCATCGAGCGCACCGGCCTCACGAGCTGGGACTTCGCCGAGCTCCCCCGCTTCGTCGACACCACGGTCGGCGGCAACCGGGTACGTGCCTACCCCGCGCTCATCGACGACGGCGCCGCCGTGAACATCAGACTGCTCGCGACTCCCGAGGAACAGGCGCGGGCGATGCCCGGCGGCATCCGTCGTCTGCTCATGCTCGCGACGCCGTCGCCGGTCAACTACGTGCAGCAGCACCTCACGGGCAACGAGAAGCTCGTCCTCGCGACGAGCCCGTACCCGAGTACCACCGCGCTCTTCGCCGACTGCCTCGTGGCCTGCGTCAACGACGTGCTCTACCGAGTCAAGGACGACGGCATGCTCTTCACGAAGCTCGAGTTCGACACCGTGCGCGACCGCGTCTCGGGCGTCGTCATGGACACGATGTTCGAGACCGTCGGCCTCGTCGCCCGCACGCTCACGGCGCTCCGCACCGCTGAGAAGACCGTGAATTCGGCGACGAGCATGGCGCTGCTGCCGGCCCTCAGCGATGCCAAGGAGCAGCTCGCCGGTCTCGTCTTCCCCGGCTTCGTCTCGCGCACCGGCCTCGAGCGCCTGCGACACGTGCCCCGATACCTCGAGGGCGTCACGATGCGCGTCGGCAAGCTCGTCGACAACCCCGGCCGCGACCGGGTGTGGATGAACGAGGTGCAGACGGCGCTCACCCGCTTCGCCGACGCGGGCGGCACGATTCCGCTGGCACCGGATGCCCCGGCGAACGTCGTGCGCGCGCGCTGGCTCATCGAGGAGCTGCGCATCAGCCTCTTCGCGCAGGAGCTCCGTGCGGCCGAGAGCGTGTCGCTCCAGCGCATCACGAAACTGCTGCAGGGCTGAGCCGCGTCGATCGAGCAGCCGGGCGCGTTCGCCCGGCTACTCGACCGACGGGATCACAGCACCTTCGAGAGGAACGCCTGCGTGCGCGCGTGCTGCGGGTTCGCGAGCACCTCGCGCGGGTCGCCCGTCTCGACGACCACGCCGCCGTCCATGAACACGAGCGTGTCGGCCACCTCGCGGGCGAAGCCCATCTCGTGCGTGACGACGATCATGGTCATGCCGGTCTTCGCGAGCTCCTTCATCACGTCGAGCACCTCGCCGACGAGCTCGGGGTCGAGCGCCGACGTGGGCTCGTCGAAGAGCATGAGCTTCGGATCCATCGCGAGCGCCCGTGCGATCGCCACCCGCTGCTGCTGCCCGCCCGAGAGATGCGCCGGGTAGTAGTCGGCGCGCTCCGCGAGGCCGACGCGCGCGAGCAGCTCGTGCGCACGGGCCTTGGCCTGCGACTTCGAGACGCCCTTGACCTGGGTCGGGGCCTCCATGACGTTCTCGAGGGCCGTCATGTGCGGGAACAGGTTGAACCGCTGGAACACCATGCCGATGTCGCGACGCTGCTTCGCGGCATCCTTCGGGTGCATCTCGTATAGCTTGTCGCCGACCTCGCGGTAGCCGACGAGCGAGCCGTCGACCGAGAGCCGCCCCGCCGAGACCTGCTCGAGGTGGTTGATGCAGCGCAGGAACGTCGACTTGCCGGAACCCGACGGGCCGACGAGGCAGAGCACCTCGCCGCGCTTGACCTCGAGCGAGATGTCCTTCAGCACCTCGTTGGAGCCGAAGCTCTTCGAGACGTGCTCGGCGAGCACCATCGGCTTCTGAGCAGCCGTCGTCTGTTCGCTCATCGAGCGTCTCCTCCGTGCTTGGCGGCGATCGCGGTCTCGGCGATCTCCGCGTCGACGGCGCTCATCGCGCCGGTGACCGGACCGGGACCGGTGTCGGGCCGAGCGCCGACCCCGCGCGCGAAGCGCTTCTCGAGGAAGTACTGGCCGACCATCAGCACCGACGTGATCGCGAGGTACCAGATCGATGCGACGATCAGGAGCGGAACCGGTGCGAAGATCGCGGCCGCGATGTCGCGCTGGCGCATGTACAGCTCGAGCGTGAACGGGATCGCCGAGACGAGCGAGGTCGTCTTCAGCATCGAGATGACCTCGTTGCCGGTCGGCGGGATGATCACCCGCATCGCCTGCGGCAGCACGATGCGCCGCATCGTCGTGCCCCAGCTCATGCCGAGTGCCGTCGCCGCCTCGTGCTGCCCCGAATCGACCGAGAGGAGGCCGGCGCGGACGATCTCGGCCATGTACGCCGATTCGTTGAGCGCGAGCCCGATGACGGCCAGCCAGAAGGCGTTGAACAGTACGTCCGTCGGGAAGGAGACCCACGCCTCCATGAACGGCACGCCGAGGTCGATCGTGGTGTAGACCGTCGACAGCAGGCCCCAGAAGACCAGCTGCACGTACACCGGAGTGCCGCGGAAGATCCAGAGCCAGACCCAGGCGATCGATTTCAGCACGGGGTTCGGCGACTGCCGCATGACCGCGAGGATGATGCCGAGCACGACGCCGATGACCATCGAGAGCACGGTGAGGAGCAGGGTGTACCCCGCTGCCTGCGAGATGCGCTGATCGAAGAGGTACTTGCCGACGGTCGGCCAGTCGAAGGCCTCGCGCTGGGCGGCATCGATGACGAAGACGGCCACGACGGCGAGCAGCAGCACGGCGAAGACGATGCGCCACGGATGCCGCAGCCGCACGACCTTCGTCGGCACCGGGGCGGCCCCGGGGCCGCCCGCCGGCACGGGCGTCGTCGCCCGGCCGGAGGACTGATCGCTCATGATCAGGTGCCCGCGTTGATCTCGATCGTGTCGACGGCGCCGGACTCGACGCCCCACTCGGCGAGGATGTCGCCGTAGGTGCCGTCGTCGATGAGCGACTGCATCGCGGCCTGGACCGCCGCGGCGAGCTCGGAGCCCTTCTCCACCGGGAAGCCGTACGGCGCGGAGTCGAACACCTCGCCGGCCGCTTCGAGCTTGCCGTCGGTCTGCGCGATCGCGTAGCCCGTGACGGGCGAGTCGGCGCTCATCGCGTCGGCCTGGCCGAGCACCACGGCGTTCGCCGCAGCGTCCTGCGTGTCGAAGGGCGTGATCTGGATCGCGGGCTTGCCGGCGTCGACGCAGGCCTGGCTCTTCGCGGGCAGTTCGTCGGTGTGCTCGTAGGTCGTCGCCTGCACGGCGACCTTCAGGCCGCACGCGTCGTCGGGGTCGACGGTCTTGCCGGCCGGTGCGGCCCACAGGATGCCGGCGCTGTAGTAGTCGACGAAGTCGACCTGCTTCTGGCGCTCTGCGTTGTCGGTGAAGCTCGACATCCCCATGTCCATGGTGCCGCCCGTGATCGACGGGATGATCTTGTCGAAGCTGGCGATCTCGTACTCGACCTCGAGGCCGAGCTTGGCGCCGAGGGCCTCGACGAGGTCGACGTCCCACCCGATCGGGTTGCCCGCGTCGTCCTTGTACTCGTTGGGCGGGTAGGCGGCGTCGGTGCCGACGACGAGCTTGCCGGAATCGGCGATCTCGGCGGGCAGCAGGGCCGCGGCGGCCTCGTCGACCGCGATCGTGGGGGCCGAGGAATCGGTGTTCGGCTCGTCGCCGCCGGTCGTGTTGTCGACACAGCCGGAGAGGAGGAGGACCGCGGCCGCGGCCGCAGCCACGGTCGGAATGAGCAGGCGTCGGGTGTGCATGGGAGAACCTCTGTCGTTGCGATGATCGTCGACGCCGCAAGACTCTGGCCCCGGCGCCGTTACAGACCGAGCATATGTCACGTGCGGCGCGCTGGATCCGGCTTCGAGATCACGATCCGGCCCTCGATAGAGTTGGTCGCACCGTGGGAAGCTACTCCGAACTGCTCAGAACCTCGGGCGTCGCTCGCATCATCGCCGCCCAGCTGACGGCACGCTTCCCGTCGGGCATGCTCTCGCTCGCATTCCTGCTCCACGTCGAACAGCAGACGGGCTCCTACGGCTCCGCCGGGCTCGTGCTCGCCGCCACCTCCATCGGCCAGGCCGTCGCCGGTCCGCTCACGAGCCGCCTGATGGGCCGGCTCGGAATGCGGCCGGTGCTCATCGCGACCCTCGCCGTCTGCGTCACGGCCGTGGTCGCGATCGCCCTGCTGCCGCTCACGGTGCCGCTCTACATGGCGATCGGGCTCATCGCCGGGCTCGCGAACCCGCCGGTGCAGCCGGCGGTGCGCACGATCTACCCGAAGATGGTGAACTCGCGCCAGCTCACGCCGCTCTTCTCACTCGACGCCTCGGCGCAGGAGATCATCTGGGTCGTCGGCCCCGTCGTCACGACGTTCGTCGCAACCCAGATCGGCACGGTCTGGGCGATCCTCCTCGCCGCCGTGCTCATGGTCGTCGGCGGCATCTGGTTCATCTCCTCGCCCGAGCTCGGCCGGGTGCGCATCCCCCGGTCGAAGCGGCGCTTCGGCACCGTGCTCGGGCGCCCCCCGGTGATGCTCGCGACGATCGTCGGCTTCCTGCTGATCGGCGCGTGCGCGGCGATCGAAGCCGGCGTCGTCGCCGCGTTCGGCCATGACGGCGCCGAGGCGGGCATC
The DNA window shown above is from Agromyces cerinus and carries:
- a CDS encoding amino acid ABC transporter permease, whose product is MSDQSSGRATTPVPAGGPGAAPVPTKVVRLRHPWRIVFAVLLLAVVAVFVIDAAQREAFDWPTVGKYLFDQRISQAAGYTLLLTVLSMVIGVVLGIILAVMRQSPNPVLKSIAWVWLWIFRGTPVYVQLVFWGLLSTVYTTIDLGVPFMEAWVSFPTDVLFNAFWLAVIGLALNESAYMAEIVRAGLLSVDSGQHEAATALGMSWGTTMRRIVLPQAMRVIIPPTGNEVISMLKTTSLVSAIPFTLELYMRQRDIAAAIFAPVPLLIVASIWYLAITSVLMVGQYFLEKRFARGVGARPDTGPGPVTGAMSAVDAEIAETAIAAKHGGDAR
- a CDS encoding amino acid ABC transporter ATP-binding protein, whose protein sequence is MVLAEHVSKSFGSNEVLKDISLEVKRGEVLCLVGPSGSGKSTFLRCINHLEQVSAGRLSVDGSLVGYREVGDKLYEMHPKDAAKQRRDIGMVFQRFNLFPHMTALENVMEAPTQVKGVSKSQAKARAHELLARVGLAERADYYPAHLSGGQQQRVAIARALAMDPKLMLFDEPTSALDPELVGEVLDVMKELAKTGMTMIVVTHEMGFAREVADTLVFMDGGVVVETGDPREVLANPQHARTQAFLSKVL
- a CDS encoding MFS transporter; amino-acid sequence: MGSYSELLRTSGVARIIAAQLTARFPSGMLSLAFLLHVEQQTGSYGSAGLVLAATSIGQAVAGPLTSRLMGRLGMRPVLIATLAVCVTAVVAIALLPLTVPLYMAIGLIAGLANPPVQPAVRTIYPKMVNSRQLTPLFSLDASAQEIIWVVGPVVTTFVATQIGTVWAILLAAVLMVVGGIWFISSPELGRVRIPRSKRRFGTVLGRPPVMLATIVGFLLIGACAAIEAGVVAAFGHDGAEAGIVLAIFSVGSLAGGLFLGHVPIGPWSTARRMFIVFAGTALAAGLMDFWWLSITLFIAGIGIAPALAVLFAIVSASVKFSDTAEAYGWVGTGQLIGAALGSALAGFLIDSNGAQGAFWAATALAFLGFLVPLLGRRWHPDLRGRDASPIPDTEPIPAQPS
- a CDS encoding ABC transporter substrate-binding protein, which gives rise to MHTRRLLIPTVAAAAAAVLLLSGCVDNTTGGDEPNTDSSAPTIAVDEAAAALLPAEIADSGKLVVGTDAAYPPNEYKDDAGNPIGWDVDLVEALGAKLGLEVEYEIASFDKIIPSITGGTMDMGMSSFTDNAERQKQVDFVDYYSAGILWAAPAGKTVDPDDACGLKVAVQATTYEHTDELPAKSQACVDAGKPAIQITPFDTQDAAANAVVLGQADAMSADSPVTGYAIAQTDGKLEAAGEVFDSAPYGFPVEKGSELAAAVQAAMQSLIDDGTYGDILAEWGVESGAVDTIEINAGT
- the hrpA gene encoding ATP-dependent RNA helicase HrpA; the encoded protein is MRWRAVLAAITYPAELPVSRQREEIARAIRENQVVIVAGATGSGKTTQLPKICLELGRESIGHTQPRRLAARTIAERIAEELGEEVGGVVGYQVRFTDKASASTRIKLMTDGILLNEMHHDRMLRRYDTIIIDEAHERSLNIDFLLGYLKQLLPKRPDLKVIVTSATIDPESFARHFADASGEPAPIIEVSGRTYPVEIRYRPLVAEDSATDDPDDDPVPTGSVSTGSVSTGSTRRGSADSPRKADDKDYLQGIIEALDELDRESRGDVLVFLSGENEIRDAEEAVRGHYSGRGASVTEVLPLYGRLSAADQHRVFQPSTVAGVRRRVVLATNVAETSLTVPGIKYVIDAGTARISRYSVRSKVQRLPIEAISQASANQRSGRSGRTSDGIAIRLYSEEDFARRPEFTEPEVLRTNLAAVILQMISLGLGDIEAFPFLTPPDARGVKDGVELLRELGAVEAGSGAAAGNRLTKVGRALAKLPIEPRFGRMVVESKQHGVSREVLAIVAGLTIQDPRERPLERRQQADEQHARFADPTSDFITLLNLWNHLETQQRELGSSAFRRMCKNEFLNYLRVREWNDVYRQLRQMARPLGLEIDDKTPGGGTAPDADLIHKSLLAGLLSHIGLKDSPASTTQSGARGGAASGGRKPKGEYLGARQSRFLIFPGSALAKKQPDAIMSAELVETSRLFARMNAAIDPAWAEPLAGSLLKRSYSEPHWEKRQGSAVAYEKVTLYGVPIIARRRIQLSRVDQAYARELFIRHALVEGDWPNDIRRDRLFDFDRKNRKLRAELEAVEERSRRRDILFDDEAVYEFYDSRIPADVTSTRLFETWWRTAKQESPELLTMTAESLAPDDAPAIDEDAFPPNWRQDDQTLALRYRFEPGASDDGVTVQVPLVLLARLRPEGFDRQVPGLRTELVTAMIKALPKVIRRNVVPANDWAAKIVAELGEADAPAGMSFADEVAAVIKRLTHTPVTGADFAMDRIPPHLQMSFRVVDGRGKQLAVGKDLRALQAQLADRARDAVADTFAAPARGERGPRGPRQVDGPVTPGSIAAAGEAPGAGIERTGLTSWDFAELPRFVDTTVGGNRVRAYPALIDDGAAVNIRLLATPEEQARAMPGGIRRLLMLATPSPVNYVQQHLTGNEKLVLATSPYPSTTALFADCLVACVNDVLYRVKDDGMLFTKLEFDTVRDRVSGVVMDTMFETVGLVARTLTALRTAEKTVNSATSMALLPALSDAKEQLAGLVFPGFVSRTGLERLRHVPRYLEGVTMRVGKLVDNPGRDRVWMNEVQTALTRFADAGGTIPLAPDAPANVVRARWLIEELRISLFAQELRAAESVSLQRITKLLQG